From the genome of Papaver somniferum cultivar HN1 chromosome 2, ASM357369v1, whole genome shotgun sequence, one region includes:
- the LOC113349955 gene encoding pentatricopeptide repeat-containing protein At4g21065-like: protein MFSTMDLLMGANKSYFTSSLIPFTVHKLQNTKIKFNNQHEQISSSFSPQDKHIINLDETKQIHAHMIKTQYNHNHAISFEFFQRHSSPASLFNFIITSYVRNNSPIQALRIYAYMRETDSEIDTFTIPSILKACSQLSWSLKQGQEIHGFVLKVGLDWDVFVLNALIQMYTECYNVESACSMFNRMLERERDVVTWSTMIRGYTRSKSYGKALDLISEMQFLQVKPSAVAMLNMVNLFADLGSPKMARLIHAYVVKNSDIRSVGVPINTALLDMYAKCGNIALARRLFNRLNQKTVVSWSAMIAGYIRCNKLEDGVELFTKMQDENILPNEITLLSIILECGFVGALKLGKQVHAYMIRNGFKVSFTLATSLVDMYGKCGDIKTARKIFDRTSKSERDVAVWTAIISGYAALNFLDQAFELLRHMRNAGIYPNEITMVNLLSLCAETRALHLGKSIHAYIDKQGILSDVILTTTLVDMYAKCGDIDSACRVFSEASTRDICMWNAMIGGLAMHGLGVEAMDLFSQLQRTGMKPNDITFIGALHACSHAGLLSEGQRLFDRMVDEFGINPKVEHYGCMVDLLGRAGKLDQALEMINRMPIDPNTVVWGSLLAACKQHKNLQLGEIAAKRLLEMDPNNCGYNVLMSNIYAAANRWNDVAGVRKTMKATGIKKAPGFSSMEVNGYIHEFIMGDQSHPQIKEILEKLVEMGKKLKLAGHVPNTSAVLLNVDEEEKETSLTYHSEKLAMAFGLISTASNTPIRIVKNLRVCDDCHSATKLLSKIYRRMIIVRDRNRFHHFSEGSCSCGDYW, encoded by the coding sequence ATGTTCAGTACCATGGACTTATTAATGGGAGCAAATAAATCCTATTTCACTTCTTCACTTATTCCGTTCACAGTTCATAAGCTCCAAAACACTAAAATCAAGTTCAATAATCAACACGaacagatttcttcttctttttcaccaCAAGATAAACACATAATCAACTTAGATGAAACCAAACAAATTCATGCCCACATGATTAAAACTCAATATAATCATAACCATGCGATATCTTTTGAATTCTTCCAGCGGCATTCTAGCCCTGCATCATTGTTCAATTTTATCATAACCTCCTACGTAAGGAACAACAGCCCTATACAAGCATTAAGAATCTATGCTTACATGAGAGAAACAGACTCTGAGATTGATACTTTCACCATTCCGTCAATTCTCAAAGCTTGTAGTCAGCTGTCGTGGAGTCTTAAACAAGGCCAAGAGATTCATGGGTTTGTTCTGAAAGTTGGTTTAGATTGGGATGTCTTCGTACTCAACGCGTTGATTCAGATGTACACAGAGTGTTACAATGTAGAATCTGCTTGCAGTATGTTTAATAGAATGCTTGAAAGAGAAAGAGATGTTGTTACCTGGAGTACAATGATTAGAGGTTACACTAGGAGTAAATCTTATGGCAAAGCGTTGGATCTTATAAGTGAAATGCAGTTCCTGCAGGTAAAGCCAAGTGCAGTTGCTATGTTAAATATGGTGAATCTCTTTGCTGACCTTGGAAGTCCTAAAATGGCTAGACTTATTCATGCTTATGTGGTAAAGAACAGTGACATTAGATCTGTGGGTGTTCCAATTAATACTGCTTTGCTAGATATGTATGCTAAATGCGGAAACATAGCTCTAGCTCGAAGGCTTTTCAATAGACTTAACCAGAAAACGGTTGTATCTTGGTCTGCCATGATTGCCGGTTATATCAGATGCAATAAATTGGAAGACGGGGTTGAACTTTTTACAAAAATGCAGGATGAGAACATTCTTCCAAATGAGATTACGCTGCTGAGTATAATTCTAGAATGTGGTTTTGTAGGAGCACTTAAATTAGGGAAGCAAGTTCACGCTTACATGATCAGGAATGGATTTAAGGTATCATTCACCTTGGCCACATCTTTAGTAGATATGTATGGAAAATGTGGTGATATAAAGACTGCAAGAAAAATATTTGACAGAACAAGCAAGAGTGAGAGAGATGTTGCAGTGTGGACTGCCATAATTTCAGGATATGCAGCGTTAAATTTTCTTGATCAGGCTTTTGAACTCTTGCGCCATATGAGAAATGCAGGTATATACCCTAATGAAATAACCATGGTGAATCTCCTTTCACTATGTGCAGAAACAAGAGCTCTTCATCTTGGGAAGTCAATCCATGCATACATAGATAAGCAAGGGATATTATCTGATGTCATATTAACAACCACTTTGGTCGATATGTACGCAAAATGTGGGGATATAGATAGCGCTTGCAGGGTCTTCAGTGAAGCTTCAACTAGGGATATATGCATGTGGAATGCCATGATAGGCGGATTAGCAATGCATGGTCTTGGTGTGGAAGCAATGGATCTCTTCTCTCAGTTGCAAAGAACGGGTATGAAACCTAATGATATTACATTTATTGGAGCCCTGCATGCTTGCAGTCATGCTGGGTTGCTATCTGAGGGACAAAGGCTTTTTGATAGAATGGTGGATGAATTTGGTATCAACCCTAAGGTTGAACATTATGGTTGTATGGTGGATCTTCTAGGCAGAGCTGGAAAACTCGATCAGGCACTTGAAATGATTAACAGAATGCCCATTGATCCCAACACTGTAGTGTGGGGGAGCCTGCTTGCTGCCTGTAAACAGCATAAAAATCTTCAGCTGGGGGAAATAGCAGCTAAACGGCTTCTTGAAATGGATCCAAataactgtggctataatgtacTCATGTCAAATATCTATGCAGCAGCAAATAGATGGAATGATGTTGCTGGGGTGAGAAAAACCATGAAAGCTACCGGAATTAAGAAGGCACCAGGGTTTAGCTCAATGGAAGTGAATGGTTATATTCATGAGTTCATAATGGGAGACCAGTCTCACCCACAAATTAAAGAAATACTTGAGAAATTAGTCGAGATGGGCAAGAAACTGAAATTAGCTGGTCACGTACCAAACACATCAGCTGTATTGTTAAATGTAGATGAGGAAGAGAAAGAAACATCACTTACTTATCATAGCGAGAAATTGGCAATGGCTTTTGGCCTCATTAGCACGGCTTCAAACACTCCAATTCGCATAGTAAAGAATCTACGTGTTTGTGATGATTGTCATTCTGCAACAAAGCTTCTATCCAAGATTTACAGAAGAATGATAATTGTCAGAGACCGTAATCGCTTCCACCACTTCAGTGAAGGATCTTGTTCTTGTGGAGATTATTGGTAG
- the LOC113349956 gene encoding uncharacterized protein LOC113349956, protein MEDNLFLGLPPPSSRPPPPAPPPSGTDQPTKSTTQITPAHPVPILKSALKRSKPSEPQTEVEPAGSKKRLTFKTIVDASEKQVIEAMQKIKLHITNPSKFSKASKLAIQLIQAGSISAVTSDHFIAILEAAMSSTTDCTNPSLRADYHALLSAAQDVIDCLNKNQRNQVTAWAVRAVLGNDLSTDDSFVFSKAAGRVKEAISGLPVATKDEDVEEAGALEEEKEIKNVDSQDQESMLPATFESSERVEFDPFGLDALLTGTSKTDKRANIKKDAATLITKAEEDSKRFLKSQREALILCLEIAAHRYKLPWCQTVIDILVKHAFENKERFTSRQRDAIEKLWTSIREQQNRRKQGKSVTGKLDMNAFESLQEKYANEKISIRRALEGNGSRRAQQWLG, encoded by the exons ATGGAAGACAATCTTTTTCTAGGGTTGCCTCCTCCTTCTTCACGtcctccaccaccagcaccaccaccttcAGGGACAGATCAACCTACAAAAAGTACTACTCAGATTACCCCAGCACATCCAGTTCCCATTCTCAAAAGTGCTCTTAAAAGAAGCAAACCCTCCGAACCACAAACTGAAG TAGAACCGGCTGGATCTAAGAAACGACTGACTTTTAAAACAATAGTTGATGCCTCTGAAAAACAAGTTATAGAAGCAATGCAGAAGATCAAGTTGCACATAACAAATCCGTCTAAGTTCAGCAAGGCATCTAAACTTGCTATCCAATTGATACAGGCTGGCAGTATCAGTGCAGTAACTAGTGATCACTTCATTGCCATACTAGAAGCTGCAATGTCTTCTACCACTGATTGTACAAATCCTTCTCTCAGAGCAGATTATCATGCCTTGTTGTCAGCAGCTCAGGATGTTATTGAT tGCCTAAATAAGAATCAGAGAAATCAGGTAACTGCATGGGCCGTGAGGGCAGTGTTGGGGAATGATCTTAGTACTGATGACAGTTTTGTG TTCTCTAAAGCCGCTGGACGGGTAAAAGAAGCCATATCCGGTCTTCCTGTTGCTACCAAGGATGAGGATGTGGAGGAGGCCGGGGCcctggaagaagaaaaagaaataaagaatgtGGATTCTCAAGACCAGGAGAGCATGCTCCCTGCTACTTTTGAATCAAGTGAAAGAGTAGAATTTGATCCGTTTGGGTTGGACGCACTACTTACAGGTACATCAAAGACGGATAAAAGAGCAAATATAAAGAAAGACGCAGCAACTCTTATTACGAAGGCAGAAGAAGATTCCAAGAGATTTCTCAAGTCACAGAGAGAAGCTTTGATTCTCTGTTTAGAAATTGCTGCACACCGTTACAAACTCCCATG GTGCCAAACTGTAATAGATATCTTGGTGAAGCATGCCTTCGAAAATAAAGAGAGGTTCACATCTCGACAAAGGGATGCAATAGAGAAGCTTTGGACTTCTATCCGGGAACAACAGAATCGTCGGAAACAAGGGAAGTCAGTAACTGGGAAACTTGACATGAATGCATTTGAATCCCTACAAGAGAAATATGCCAACGAGAAGATTAGTATTCGACGTGCACTTGAAGGAAATGGTTCTCGTCGAGCACAACAGTGGCTAGGATAA